From Actinosynnema mirum DSM 43827, a single genomic window includes:
- a CDS encoding RHS repeat-associated core domain-containing protein, whose translation MTGIGIAESSVDLANGIADGNWVEAGLGGAGVGLEVLSMVIDPVGTVASYGVGWLMEHVQPLKEALDWLAGDPPVIRSFSETWGNVAAEVKGVAEELGRQDAAGWEGAAAQAFRRANAETVDAIAGAGVLAEGIGVGVMVMGEVVAAVRELVRDLVAELVGRLISWALEAVATLGLATPVIVAQAATAISRMCSRIADLVRKLVKTISNVAPRIRAVVDKLGEIMQKLGRIGRRADVPGGPDAPSVPNAPAPDGVTGPSGTTTPSGSTTPSGSTTPSGTTTPSGTTTPSGSTTPSGTTTPSGTTAPSGDAAPSGATSPSSSPDTPAGGQGSGASSSRAEPEPKPDGPPTPDDPEAASCSADRPFCADDPIDVATGDVVLSQTDVVLPGLLPLLLTRHHQSRYRSGALFGPSWSSTLDQHVSVSASHVWLATEDGRLLRYAKPAGDESVLPDFGPRLALRRHGDGYLVDDPRRGTTAEFRPVGDERGARSRLPLTAVRRHAGGELVVEHDGAGLPTRVRHSGGYEVAVDTDGGRVTGLRLTSAARAITLTRYGYDETGQLAEVVNSSGLPLRFTHDADGRLTSWTDRNGVWYRYVYDDRGRAVTTIGSSGALNGTFRYEERRTTHTDTLGNATTYDLDERGRVVRETNPLGAVTGREWGEREQLLAVTDPLGRTTRYEHDDDGNVTTVTRPDGSTLTAAYTTGGRDTRVTDPAGGTWLRDHDALGNLVAETDPTGATTRFAYDERGHLAATTDPLGAVTRYRTDAAGLITELTDPLGATTRFERDAFGRVVAETDPLGGVTRTTWTVEGRITSRTRPAGGVERWAYDGEGNVVEHVDEVGQVTRTRYTHFDLPAARTAPDGATTTYAYDTELRLTEVVGPHGLAWRFERDAAGEVVRETDFDGRVTRYAYDAAGRLAARVNGLGETISYDRDVHGGIVAKHTPSGTSAFDRDPCGRVVRAAGPDVEVLFERDARGRVLAETCDGRTTRSEYDAAGRRVRRTTAGGVATGWDYDAAGNPVALRADGGTITFRHDALGRQVRRELGRLSVLRSYSPDSRLTDQLVTAGGPVDRRGWRYRPDGNVDGVLDPSGGRALALDRRGRVLSVRGPGWDERYEYDAVGNITDASPSGPDDPTAGPRAHEANRLRAAGRTTYDHDAQGRVVRRRTRTLSGSVLVWTFGWDAEDRLTSASTPDGGTWRYRYDPMGRRVAKQRLDARGCPVERLDFTWDGTLLAEHTGADGSGSTWEYEPGTTTPVAQLDRVGLDRRFYAVVADLVGSPTELVDADGEVAWRRTATLWGRTLAQSGPATCPLRFPGQYHDGETGWHYNHLRHYDPDTGRYASQDPLGLIPSINPGAYVPNPIRFVDPLGLQGCGVSGDEARQQALADAGVPPGSEPLETRVTPSTTPGGRQVMQDHQPVFFPEEVYLNNRDELIVFQDHYTGHQFGEGGVGDQPPHVHVRPYDNPRNGQVPGAEEHYYYDPSLGRPTPAG comes from the coding sequence GTGACCGGGATCGGGATCGCTGAGTCCTCGGTTGACCTGGCCAACGGGATCGCTGACGGGAACTGGGTCGAGGCCGGGCTCGGGGGTGCTGGGGTCGGGCTGGAAGTGCTGTCGATGGTGATCGACCCGGTGGGGACGGTCGCGTCGTACGGCGTTGGGTGGCTGATGGAGCACGTGCAGCCGCTCAAGGAGGCCTTGGACTGGTTGGCGGGGGATCCGCCGGTGATCCGCTCGTTCAGCGAGACCTGGGGCAACGTCGCGGCCGAGGTCAAAGGGGTTGCCGAGGAGTTGGGGCGGCAGGACGCCGCTGGGTGGGAGGGGGCGGCTGCCCAGGCGTTTCGGAGGGCCAACGCCGAGACTGTCGACGCCATCGCCGGGGCTGGGGTGCTGGCCGAGGGGATCGGCGTTGGCGTGATGGTCATGGGGGAGGTGGTTGCCGCCGTCCGCGAGCTGGTGCGGGATCTGGTCGCGGAGTTGGTGGGGCGGCTGATCTCCTGGGCGTTGGAGGCCGTGGCGACCTTGGGGTTGGCCACGCCGGTGATCGTGGCGCAGGCGGCCACCGCGATCTCGCGGATGTGCTCGCGGATCGCGGATCTGGTGCGCAAGCTGGTGAAGACGATCTCGAACGTGGCGCCGCGCATCCGGGCCGTGGTCGACAAGCTCGGTGAGATCATGCAGAAGCTCGGCAGGATCGGGCGGCGGGCGGATGTTCCTGGGGGGCCGGATGCGCCCAGCGTGCCGAACGCCCCTGCGCCTGACGGGGTCACCGGGCCGTCGGGGACCACGACGCCGTCGGGCAGCACGACGCCGTCGGGCAGCACGACGCCGTCGGGGACCACGACGCCTTCGGGGACCACGACGCCTTCGGGCAGCACGACGCCGTCGGGGACCACCACGCCGTCGGGAACCACCGCCCCTTCCGGCGACGCGGCTCCCAGCGGTGCCACATCCCCGTCCAGCAGCCCGGACACCCCGGCAGGCGGTCAGGGCTCCGGGGCCTCCAGCAGCCGCGCCGAACCCGAGCCCAAGCCCGACGGCCCCCCGACGCCGGACGACCCCGAAGCCGCCTCCTGCTCCGCGGACCGGCCCTTCTGCGCCGACGACCCCATCGACGTCGCCACCGGGGACGTCGTGCTCTCGCAGACCGACGTCGTCCTCCCCGGCCTCCTCCCGCTCCTCCTCACCCGCCACCACCAGTCCCGCTACCGCTCCGGCGCCCTCTTCGGGCCCTCCTGGTCCTCCACCCTCGACCAGCACGTCTCGGTCAGCGCCTCGCACGTCTGGCTCGCCACCGAGGACGGCAGGCTGCTGCGGTACGCCAAACCTGCCGGGGACGAGTCGGTCCTGCCGGACTTCGGGCCGCGGCTCGCGCTGCGCCGGCACGGGGACGGGTACCTGGTCGACGACCCCCGGCGTGGCACCACCGCCGAGTTCCGCCCCGTCGGCGACGAGCGGGGCGCGCGTTCCCGGTTGCCGCTGACGGCCGTGCGGCGGCACGCGGGCGGGGAGCTGGTGGTCGAGCACGACGGAGCCGGGCTTCCCACCAGGGTGCGCCACTCCGGCGGCTACGAGGTCGCCGTGGACACGGACGGCGGGCGGGTCACCGGACTGCGGCTCACCTCCGCGGCGCGGGCGATCACCCTGACGCGCTACGGGTACGACGAGACCGGGCAGCTGGCCGAGGTGGTCAACTCCTCCGGCCTGCCGCTGCGGTTCACGCACGACGCCGACGGGCGGCTCACCTCGTGGACCGACCGCAACGGCGTCTGGTACCGCTACGTCTACGACGACCGCGGCCGGGCCGTCACCACCATCGGGTCCTCCGGCGCCCTCAACGGCACCTTCCGCTACGAGGAGCGCCGCACCACCCACACCGACACCCTCGGCAACGCCACCACCTACGACCTCGACGAGCGCGGTCGGGTCGTCCGCGAGACCAACCCGCTCGGGGCGGTCACCGGCCGCGAGTGGGGGGAGCGGGAGCAGCTGCTCGCCGTCACCGACCCGCTCGGGCGCACCACCCGCTACGAGCACGACGACGACGGCAACGTCACCACCGTCACCCGCCCGGACGGCAGCACCCTCACCGCCGCCTACACGACCGGCGGGCGCGACACCCGCGTCACCGACCCGGCGGGCGGGACCTGGCTGCGCGACCACGACGCGCTCGGCAACCTGGTCGCCGAGACCGACCCCACCGGCGCCACCACCCGCTTCGCCTACGACGAGCGCGGCCACCTCGCCGCCACCACCGACCCGCTCGGCGCGGTCACCCGCTACCGCACCGACGCCGCGGGCCTGATCACCGAGCTGACCGACCCCCTCGGCGCCACCACCCGCTTCGAGCGCGACGCCTTCGGCCGCGTCGTCGCCGAGACCGACCCGCTCGGCGGCGTCACCCGCACCACCTGGACCGTCGAGGGGCGGATCACCTCGCGGACTCGGCCCGCCGGCGGCGTGGAGCGGTGGGCGTACGACGGCGAGGGCAACGTCGTCGAGCACGTCGACGAGGTCGGCCAGGTCACCCGGACCCGCTACACCCACTTCGACCTGCCCGCCGCCCGCACCGCGCCCGACGGCGCCACCACCACCTACGCCTACGACACCGAGCTGCGCCTGACCGAGGTCGTCGGGCCGCACGGGCTGGCGTGGCGGTTCGAGCGCGACGCGGCGGGCGAGGTGGTGCGCGAGACCGACTTCGACGGGCGCGTCACCCGCTACGCCTACGACGCCGCCGGAAGGCTCGCCGCCCGCGTCAACGGGCTCGGCGAGACGATCTCCTACGACCGCGACGTGCACGGCGGCATCGTCGCCAAGCACACCCCGAGCGGCACGTCCGCGTTCGACCGGGACCCGTGCGGGCGCGTCGTGCGCGCGGCCGGGCCCGACGTCGAGGTGCTCTTCGAGCGCGACGCCAGGGGCCGGGTCCTCGCCGAGACCTGCGACGGCCGCACCACCCGCTCCGAGTACGACGCGGCGGGCAGGCGGGTGCGCCGGACCACGGCGGGCGGCGTCGCCACCGGCTGGGACTACGACGCGGCGGGCAACCCGGTGGCGCTGCGCGCGGACGGCGGCACGATCACCTTCCGGCACGACGCGCTCGGCAGGCAGGTGCGCCGCGAGCTGGGGCGCCTGAGCGTGCTGCGGTCCTACTCGCCGGACAGCAGGCTCACCGACCAGCTCGTCACCGCGGGCGGCCCGGTGGACCGGCGCGGGTGGCGCTACCGGCCGGACGGCAACGTCGACGGGGTGCTCGACCCGTCGGGCGGCCGGGCGCTCGCCCTGGACCGGCGCGGGCGGGTGCTGTCGGTGCGCGGGCCCGGCTGGGACGAGCGCTACGAGTACGACGCGGTCGGCAACATCACCGACGCGTCGCCCTCGGGGCCCGACGACCCGACCGCCGGGCCGCGCGCGCACGAGGCGAACCGGTTGCGCGCGGCGGGCCGCACCACCTACGACCACGACGCGCAGGGCCGCGTCGTGCGCCGCCGGACCCGCACCCTGTCCGGCTCGGTGCTGGTCTGGACCTTCGGCTGGGACGCGGAGGACCGGCTCACCTCCGCGTCGACCCCCGACGGCGGCACGTGGCGCTACCGCTACGACCCGATGGGCAGGCGCGTGGCCAAGCAGCGCCTCGACGCGCGGGGCTGCCCCGTCGAGCGCCTGGACTTCACCTGGGACGGCACGCTCCTGGCCGAGCACACCGGCGCCGACGGGAGCGGCAGCACCTGGGAGTACGAGCCGGGCACCACCACCCCGGTCGCCCAGCTCGACCGGGTCGGGCTCGACCGGCGGTTCTACGCCGTCGTCGCCGACCTCGTCGGCTCGCCGACCGAGCTGGTCGACGCGGACGGCGAGGTCGCCTGGCGGCGCACCGCCACCCTGTGGGGCCGCACGCTCGCCCAGTCCGGCCCGGCGACGTGCCCGCTGCGGTTCCCCGGCCAGTACCACGACGGCGAGACCGGCTGGCACTACAACCACCTGCGCCACTACGACCCGGACACCGGCCGCTACGCCTCGCAGGACCCGCTGGGCCTGATCCCGTCGATCAACCCCGGCGCGTACGTGCCCAACCCGATCCGGTTCGTGGACCCGCTGGGCCTGCAGGGCTGCGGCGTCAGCGGCGACGAGGCCAGGCAGCAGGCGCTGGCCGACGCGGGCGTGCCGCCCGGCTCCGAACCGCTGGAGACCAGGGTGACGCCGTCCACCACGCCGGGCGGCAGGCAGGTCATGCAGGACCACCAGCCGGTGTTCTTCCCGGAGGAGGTGTACCTCAACAACCGGGACGAGCTGATCGTCTTCCAGGACCACTACACCGGCCACCAGTTCGGCGAGGGCGGGGTCGGGGACCAGCCGCCGCACGTGCACGTCCGCCCCTACGACAACCCCCGCAACGGGCAGGTCCCCGGAGCCGAGGAGCATTACTACTATGACCCCAGCCTGGGCCGACCGACTCCTGCCGGCTGA
- a CDS encoding tyrosine-type recombinase/integrase → MTDRAGPSAAELEKARQVLALLGVSPEALVASQPAAPPREVPTFAQWVPVVSGLVGEGTRKLYSTYWNRLVALWPERRLDELPASDLTWLFGHIRQTAVRRRNWRGGHSAAEHMFSATRCLYKFAVNDELIPVGQDPTRKVKKPKRAIPTRRGLNNTVLEAVTEAASSTGDDPALDALLIRFHVETAARRGGALALELDGLDQEQRLVLLHEKGEQSRWQPVSPTLMTHLVDHAYHRGAREPTSKVLRYHNGKPLTSRRYDGLWDRLREHVEPVRTQNISTHWLRHTTLKWVERNFGEAVARAYAGHRPGSDAKPGAIAVYTKADLEEVATALSVLTGEPHPLALSTPTGLFDSGNG, encoded by the coding sequence GTGACGGACCGGGCCGGGCCGAGTGCGGCGGAGTTGGAGAAGGCGCGTCAGGTGCTGGCGCTGTTGGGAGTGTCGCCGGAGGCGTTGGTGGCCTCGCAGCCGGCCGCGCCGCCGCGGGAGGTGCCCACGTTCGCCCAGTGGGTGCCGGTGGTGTCGGGGTTGGTGGGCGAGGGCACGCGCAAGCTGTACAGCACCTACTGGAACAGGTTGGTGGCGCTGTGGCCCGAGCGCCGGTTGGACGAGTTGCCCGCCTCGGATCTGACGTGGTTGTTCGGGCACATCCGGCAGACGGCGGTGCGGCGGCGCAACTGGCGGGGTGGGCACAGCGCGGCCGAGCACATGTTCAGCGCCACCCGGTGCCTGTACAAGTTCGCCGTCAACGACGAGCTGATCCCGGTCGGTCAGGATCCGACGCGGAAGGTGAAGAAGCCCAAGCGGGCGATCCCCACGCGGCGCGGGTTGAACAACACGGTGCTGGAGGCGGTCACCGAGGCGGCCTCCAGCACCGGGGACGACCCGGCGCTGGACGCGCTGTTGATCCGGTTCCACGTCGAGACCGCCGCCCGCCGCGGTGGGGCGTTGGCGTTGGAACTCGACGGCCTGGACCAGGAGCAGCGCCTGGTGCTGTTGCACGAGAAGGGAGAGCAGAGCCGGTGGCAGCCGGTGTCGCCGACGCTGATGACGCACCTGGTGGATCATGCCTACCATCGCGGGGCGCGTGAGCCGACCAGCAAGGTGCTGCGCTACCACAACGGCAAGCCGTTGACCTCCCGGCGCTACGACGGGCTGTGGGACCGGCTGCGCGAGCACGTCGAGCCGGTACGCACGCAGAACATCTCCACGCACTGGTTGCGGCACACCACACTGAAATGGGTGGAACGCAACTTCGGCGAGGCGGTGGCCCGCGCCTACGCCGGTCACCGACCCGGCAGCGACGCCAAGCCCGGCGCGATCGCGGTCTACACGAAAGCCGACCTGGAGGAGGTCGCCACCGCGCTGTCCGTGCTGACCGGCGAGCCGCACCCGCTGGCCCTGAGTACGCCGACCGGGCTGTTCGACAGCGGCAACGGGTGA
- a CDS encoding transposase, with translation MRSDAATPGRSWAPEGRTPIVRVTGKRLRVNVMSAVASRGALWFTVITERFTAPVFTAFLHRGPRRLPGGPEGARDHRPASGAPHKAVRAWLEANAERVELHLTPGYSPELNPDELRSADLKRNVNASRAHNLDRLAHEPRRFLRRRQRRPHIARGSFQTQHVRYATM, from the coding sequence CTGCGCTCGGATGCCGCGACGCCCGGCCGGTCCTGGGCGCCGGAGGGGCGCACACCGATCGTGCGGGTGACCGGGAAACGACTGCGGGTCAACGTCATGTCCGCCGTCGCCTCACGGGGCGCGCTGTGGTTCACCGTGATCACCGAGCGGTTCACCGCACCGGTGTTCACCGCGTTCCTCCACCGCGGACCGCGTCGCCTGCCAGGCGGGCCGGAAGGTGCACGTGATCACCGACCGGCATCCGGTGCACCGCACAAGGCGGTCCGCGCCTGGCTGGAGGCCAACGCCGAGCGGGTCGAGCTGCACCTGACGCCCGGCTACAGCCCCGAGCTGAACCCCGACGAGCTGCGGAGCGCCGACCTCAAACGCAACGTCAACGCGTCCCGCGCGCACAACCTCGACCGACTCGCCCACGAGCCCCGACGCTTCCTACGTCGACGCCAACGCCGGCCACACATCGCCCGCGGCTCCTTCCAGACACAGCACGTCCGCTACGCCACCATGTAG
- a CDS encoding FG-GAP-like repeat-containing protein gives MVVLVTASVTSTPGMAAAAEPSSLVEDFAYPGAAQILAEHGVKVVTGDGRIRFAPDCAASADLFEVWHLTEAGVGRKTCFSLSGPRGFLTLEIPRAYLVWGGAHRIVVTSTAEGRTTTTTVAPGAAEPLGTGGAVNTVLELRANGEPGTAPGEPGPFPFAVRVETAGRACAGALVAREWVATATSCFGGGTIGEGPPPRPSTVVVGRSDLDRLGGHERAVVKLVPRSDRDLTLAKLDRPVTEVVPVPLARLPLTTGQPIRGLGYGRSASDWTGRRLVDRALGVGAVAATTVNLNGDPLCKGDAGAPLLRAGELVGVAVASSQAGCVGEAGGEPAAVAARIDDLAGWVVRTVTTPSRLGAFYNYIGSSTGLWMFDDVTGTGGSRLAWSSGGANSWDWTRTKAVSGDFDADGRNEIVAFYDYGGGRTTVFFFDGVEGVTTPVKVWESPAGTWEWPRMNPVSGDFDGDGRDEIAVFYDYGSGNTAVWLFVGLDRTASARMVWNSGLGTWEWNRIKPVASDFDGDGRDEIAAFYDYSSGSTGLWIFDEVANAVTTRNPWRTASGMWEWGRTYPVAADFDGDGRAEIAAFYDYGNTSLAVWLFDDVGGTPAARMTWSANGWEAGRMKLAAGDFDADGRGDIAVLYNEGSSRTTLRAFTNVDGAVSVRTTWDSGIGTWEWARTLATA, from the coding sequence GTGGTCGTGCTGGTCACCGCCTCGGTGACCAGCACGCCGGGGATGGCCGCAGCCGCCGAGCCGTCCTCCTTGGTGGAGGACTTTGCCTACCCCGGCGCCGCGCAGATCCTCGCCGAGCACGGCGTCAAGGTGGTGACCGGAGACGGACGTATCCGCTTCGCCCCGGACTGCGCCGCCTCGGCGGACCTGTTCGAGGTGTGGCACCTCACCGAGGCTGGTGTGGGGAGGAAGACCTGCTTCTCACTGAGTGGTCCGCGTGGCTTCCTCACCCTCGAGATCCCGAGGGCCTACCTGGTCTGGGGTGGGGCGCACCGGATCGTGGTCACCTCCACCGCCGAGGGGCGGACCACGACGACCACGGTGGCTCCCGGTGCGGCGGAGCCGCTCGGCACAGGTGGCGCGGTCAACACCGTGCTGGAGTTGCGCGCCAACGGCGAACCAGGCACGGCGCCGGGTGAACCGGGACCGTTCCCCTTCGCGGTTCGGGTGGAGACCGCAGGCCGCGCATGCGCCGGTGCGCTGGTGGCCAGGGAGTGGGTCGCCACCGCCACCTCCTGCTTCGGCGGCGGCACGATCGGTGAGGGACCGCCGCCGCGACCGTCCACTGTCGTGGTCGGACGTTCCGATCTGGACCGCCTGGGCGGCCACGAGCGGGCGGTGGTGAAGCTGGTGCCGCGCAGCGACCGGGACCTGACGCTGGCCAAGCTGGACCGGCCGGTCACCGAGGTCGTGCCGGTTCCGCTCGCCAGGCTGCCGCTCACTACCGGCCAGCCCATCCGGGGCCTGGGCTACGGCCGGAGCGCAAGCGACTGGACAGGTCGACGATTGGTCGACCGGGCCCTCGGGGTCGGGGCCGTCGCCGCCACGACGGTGAACCTGAACGGCGACCCGCTTTGCAAGGGCGACGCGGGTGCACCGCTGCTGCGGGCTGGCGAACTGGTCGGAGTGGCGGTTGCCTCGTCCCAGGCAGGCTGCGTGGGCGAGGCCGGTGGTGAGCCCGCCGCGGTCGCGGCTCGCATTGACGACCTGGCGGGCTGGGTAGTGCGAACGGTGACGACGCCATCCAGGTTGGGTGCATTCTACAACTACATCGGCAGTAGCACCGGGTTGTGGATGTTCGACGACGTCACCGGCACGGGCGGTTCCCGGTTGGCGTGGAGCAGCGGAGGAGCCAATAGCTGGGACTGGACCCGCACCAAGGCAGTCTCCGGCGATTTCGACGCCGACGGACGCAACGAGATCGTCGCCTTCTACGACTATGGCGGAGGTCGGACTACGGTCTTCTTCTTCGACGGCGTCGAGGGTGTCACCACCCCGGTGAAGGTGTGGGAGTCACCTGCCGGGACCTGGGAGTGGCCGAGGATGAACCCGGTGTCAGGCGACTTCGACGGGGACGGTCGAGACGAGATCGCGGTCTTCTACGACTACGGCTCGGGTAACACCGCCGTCTGGCTCTTCGTCGGACTTGATCGGACAGCGAGTGCTCGAATGGTCTGGAACTCCGGGCTCGGTACCTGGGAGTGGAATCGGATTAAACCGGTGGCCAGTGACTTCGACGGGGACGGTCGAGACGAGATCGCGGCGTTCTACGACTACTCCAGCGGCTCAACCGGGCTGTGGATCTTCGACGAGGTGGCGAACGCGGTGACCACCCGGAATCCGTGGAGGACGGCGAGCGGAATGTGGGAGTGGGGGCGGACCTACCCGGTCGCCGCCGACTTCGACGGGGATGGCCGTGCCGAGATCGCCGCGTTCTACGACTACGGCAACACCTCGCTCGCGGTGTGGCTGTTCGACGACGTCGGTGGTACACCGGCTGCTCGGATGACTTGGAGCGCCAACGGATGGGAAGCCGGGAGGATGAAGCTGGCCGCCGGAGACTTCGACGCCGACGGGCGAGGTGATATCGCGGTTCTCTACAACGAGGGCAGCTCACGCACGACCTTGCGGGCCTTCACGAACGTCGACGGTGCGGTGAGCGTGCGCACCACCTGGGATTCCGGCATCGGCACCTGGGAGTGGGCCCGAACCCTGGCGACCGCCTAG